DNA sequence from the Butyricimonas faecalis genome:
GTTCTCCTGCTCCGGCTTCACATGTTTACGCGTTAATTTTTACAAATATAAGAATAAAAAAAAATCTCTCTAAATATTTATGGAATTTCTTTTAAACAGTCATCTTAAGATAAAATGAATCTAAAAAAACGACATATGAAAACAAATACCATTCTAAAGAAATTAACATGGGGATTAATTATATTCATTGGATTATCCCATGCGGTTTTAGCCCAAAAAATCCAAGTAAGCGGTAAAGTAATGCTTGCCGCAGACAGTTCGGCATTACCCGGAGTCACCATTTTCATTAGGAACACGAATATTGGCGTTGTATCTGACTCACAGGGGAATTACACGATACAGGCAAATATCGGAGATACCCTACGTTTCAGTTTTATCGGGTTAGAAATCCAATATATCCCGGTAAAAGAGAAGAAATTAAATGTCTATCTAAAAGAGGACAGAATGGTGATGGAGGAAGAAGTCATTGTTGCCAAAACCGAAATCACCCATCATAAAAGTGCCATGCTTAAACTCCATTCCGAGAAGCATGTTCAAGGTAAAGCAATGCTATTAGTTCACCAACAAAACACGGAAGAGTATAATGAATTTGCCGCAAATCGTTTTCTGCCGACATTAGACGAGCCTCTTTCCACATTCTCGATTGACGTGGATAATGCAGCTTACTCTAATGTACGACGTTTTATTAACCAAGGAACTTTTCCTCCAATTGATGCCATACGCACGGAAGAGTTCTTGAATTATTTCACCTATGACTATCCCACACCACAGGGAAAAGACCCGGTATGTATTACCACCGAGGTATCCAACGCCCCGTGGAACATGCAACACAAACTGGTACACATCGGCATCAAAGCAAAAGAAATTCCCACGGATAATCTTCCTGCTTCCAATCTTGTATTTTTGATCGACGTGTCCGGTTCCATGAGTGACGCGAACAAACTCCCGCTATTAAAATCATCCCTGAAATTACTCGTGAAACAACTTCGCCCGCAAGACCGGGTAGCAATTGTCACTTATGCAAACCACACGAAAGAGGTACTTGCCTCTACTCCGGGAAGTGATAAAGCCAAAATTCTGGATGCAATCGACGGCTTATATGCTAGCGGTGGCACGGCCGGTGGAGATGGTATACAACGAGCCTACCGGGTTGCCGAGAATAATTTCATAAAAGGAGGTAATAATCGTATCATCCTAGCCACAGACGGGGATTTCAATATCGGGATTTCTTCACCCGAAGAACTGGAAAAGATGATTGAAACGAAACGAAATACGGGTATATACCTGACCGTTTTAGGCTTCGGGATGGGAAACTACAAAGATAACCGGATGCAAATACTCGCGGAGAAAGGAAACGGAAATCACGCTTACATTGACAATCTGACAGAAGCGAAAAAAGTATTAGTGAACGAATTCGGCGGAACCCTTTTCACGGTTGCCAAAGACGTGAAGATTCAAGTGGAATTCAACCCGGCCAAGGTTCAGGCCTATCGTTTAATTGGCTATGAAAGTCGTCTGCTGGAAGCAAAAGATTTCAATGATGACACGAAAGATGCCGGAGAAATGGGA
Encoded proteins:
- a CDS encoding vWA domain-containing protein; this encodes MKTNTILKKLTWGLIIFIGLSHAVLAQKIQVSGKVMLAADSSALPGVTIFIRNTNIGVVSDSQGNYTIQANIGDTLRFSFIGLEIQYIPVKEKKLNVYLKEDRMVMEEEVIVAKTEITHHKSAMLKLHSEKHVQGKAMLLVHQQNTEEYNEFAANRFLPTLDEPLSTFSIDVDNAAYSNVRRFINQGTFPPIDAIRTEEFLNYFTYDYPTPQGKDPVCITTEVSNAPWNMQHKLVHIGIKAKEIPTDNLPASNLVFLIDVSGSMSDANKLPLLKSSLKLLVKQLRPQDRVAIVTYANHTKEVLASTPGSDKAKILDAIDGLYASGGTAGGDGIQRAYRVAENNFIKGGNNRIILATDGDFNIGISSPEELEKMIETKRNTGIYLTVLGFGMGNYKDNRMQILAEKGNGNHAYIDNLTEAKKVLVNEFGGTLFTVAKDVKIQVEFNPAKVQAYRLIGYESRLLEAKDFNDDTKDAGEMGAGHSVTALYEIIPVGIKSNFIPSIDPLKYQKTEKNEKKTLTDSPELLTVKLRYKQPESHKSSKMEVTIIDNNTPLKKSSENFRFSAAVAGFGMLLQNSEYKNNFTFDDVIDLAKQATNYDPEGYRKEFIRLVESAALLK